In Anseongella ginsenosidimutans, one genomic interval encodes:
- the truA gene encoding tRNA pseudouridine(38-40) synthase TruA, translated as MPRYFVELSYKGTNYSGWQVQPNALTVQEVLNAALSQVLRQDIATTGSGRTDAGVHALQQFAHFDVAGEFPEEKTLAGVNALLPFDIALRRFIKVHDEAHARFDAVLRSYQYHMHFTKDPFLQGLSWKSRKDFDLERMNSGAELMQQHTDFASFCKSHAGSKTTLCRLSEARWEEVSPGRVIFHISADRFLRNMVRAIVGTLLDLGRQKISLDDLQQILEKGNRAAAGESVPAEGLYLARVAYAYIN; from the coding sequence GTGCCCAGGTATTTCGTTGAACTTTCTTACAAGGGGACAAATTACAGCGGCTGGCAGGTACAGCCGAATGCCCTGACGGTGCAGGAAGTGTTGAACGCGGCGCTTTCGCAGGTTTTGCGGCAGGACATTGCCACTACCGGGAGCGGGCGCACTGATGCAGGCGTACATGCTTTGCAGCAGTTTGCGCATTTTGATGTGGCAGGGGAGTTCCCGGAAGAAAAAACACTTGCCGGCGTAAATGCGTTGTTGCCTTTTGATATTGCCCTCCGGCGCTTTATTAAAGTACATGACGAAGCTCATGCACGATTTGACGCGGTTTTACGTTCCTACCAGTATCATATGCATTTTACAAAGGATCCTTTTCTTCAGGGGCTTAGCTGGAAAAGCCGGAAAGATTTCGACCTGGAGCGGATGAACTCTGGGGCGGAATTAATGCAGCAGCATACTGATTTTGCCAGCTTCTGTAAAAGCCATGCGGGTTCGAAAACGACCTTATGCAGGCTTAGCGAGGCCCGCTGGGAGGAAGTTTCCCCCGGCAGGGTGATATTTCATATCAGCGCGGACCGGTTCCTGAGAAATATGGTACGTGCCATCGTCGGGACGCTGCTGGACCTGGGACGGCAAAAGATCAGCCTGGATGATCTTCAGCAGATATTGGAGAAGGGAAACCGGGCAGCTGCCGGCGAATCGGTTCCGGCCGAAGGGCTGTACCTGGCCCGGGTGGCTTATGCATATATAAATTGA